From the genome of Candidatus Methylomirabilota bacterium, one region includes:
- a CDS encoding transposase, translated as MEFIAFDAHEHDTLASVARPDGRLVREQRLPHERGALQQFLARRESGSPVAVETIGNWYWIVDEIEAAGCVSKLVHARKAKLMMGEINKTDRLDVRGLNQLQRNGTLPTVWIPPGELRDQRDLPRTRMVLVRQRTQLKNRIHATLAKYALHDLEVSDLFGARGRALLRQRLELLPPCTAYATQQLLDQVENLDRQV; from the coding sequence ATGGAATTTATCGCGTTCGATGCCCATGAGCACGACACGCTGGCGTCCGTGGCTCGGCCGGACGGTCGGCTCGTCCGTGAACAGCGCCTCCCCCATGAGCGGGGAGCGCTGCAGCAGTTTCTGGCGCGCCGTGAGTCGGGATCCCCCGTCGCCGTGGAGACGATCGGCAATTGGTATTGGATCGTCGACGAGATTGAGGCGGCCGGCTGCGTGTCCAAGCTCGTCCACGCCCGCAAGGCGAAACTGATGATGGGCGAGATCAACAAGACCGATCGGCTCGACGTCCGCGGACTCAATCAGCTCCAACGCAACGGCACGCTACCGACGGTCTGGATTCCCCCGGGCGAGCTCCGCGACCAGCGTGACCTTCCCCGCACGCGCATGGTGCTCGTCCGCCAGCGCACGCAGCTCAAGAATCGCATTCACGCCACCCTGGCCAAGTACGCCCTCCACGATCTGGAGGTGAGCGATCTCTTCGGCGCCAGGGGCCGCGCCCTCCTGCGTCAGCGTCTCGAGCTCCTGCCCCCGTGTACCGCGTACGCGACTCAGCAACTTCTCGACCAGGTCGAGAATCTGGACCGTCAAGTC